The following proteins are co-located in the Triticum aestivum cultivar Chinese Spring chromosome 1A, IWGSC CS RefSeq v2.1, whole genome shotgun sequence genome:
- the LOC123047424 gene encoding protochlorophyllide reductase B, chloroplastic produces MALQAATSFLPSALSARKEGAAKDSAFFGVRLADGLKFDTTSLGLRTKRVNTSSVAIRAQAAAVSAPTATPASPSGKKTVRTGNAVITGASSGLGLATAKALAESGKWHVIMACRDYLKTARAARAAGMPKGSYTIVHLDLASLDSVRQFVKNVRQLDMPIDVVVCNAAVYQPTAKEPSFTADGFEMSVGVNHLGHFLLARELLEDLKASDYPSKRLIIVGSITGNTNTLAGNVPPKANLGDLRGLAAGLNGVGSAAMIDGAEFDGAKAYKDSKVCNMLTMQEFHRRYHEETGVTFASLYPGCIATTGLFREHVPLFRFLFPPFQKYITKGYVSEEEAGKRLAQVVSEPSLTKSGVYWSWNKNSASFENQLSEEASDTEKARKVWELSEKLVGLA; encoded by the exons ATGGCTCTTCAGGCGGCCACTTCCTTCCTCCCGTCGGCCCTCTCCGCGCGCAAGGAG GGAGCGGCCAAGGACTCGGCCTTCTTCGGCGTTCGTCTCGCCGATGGCCTCAAATTCGACACCACCTCCCTGGGCCTGCGCACCAAG AGGGTGAACACGTCGTCAGTTGCCATCCGCGCGCAGGCCGCGGCGGTGTCCGCGCCGACCGCGACCCCGGCGTCGCCGTCCGGCAAGAAGACCGTCCGCACGGGCAACGCGGTCATCACGGGCGCGTCGTCGGGCCTCGGCCTCGCCACGGCCAAGGCCCTGGCGGAGTCAGGCAAGTGGCACGTCATCATGGCGTGCCGCGACTACCTCAAGACCGCGCGCGCGGCCAGGGCGGCCGGCATGCCCAAGGGCAGCTACACCATCGTGCACCTGGACCTGGCCTCCCTCGACAGCGTCCGCCAGTTCGTCAAGAACGTGCGCCAGCTCGACATGCCCATCGACGTCGTCGTCTGCAACGCCGCCGTGTACCAGCCCACCGCCAAGGAGCCTTCCTTCACCGCGGACGGCTTCGAGATGAGCGTCGGCGTCAACCACCTCGGCCACTTCCTCCTCGCCCGCGAGCTCCTCGAGGACCTCAAGGCCTCCGACTACCCCTCCAAGCGCCTCATCATCGTCGGCTCCATCACCG GGAACACGAACACGCTCGCGGGGAACGTGCCGCCCAAGGCCAACCTCGGGGACCTGAGGGGCCTGGCGGCCGGGCTGAACGGCGTGGGCAGTGCTGCCATGATTGACGGCGCGGAGTTCGACGGCGCCAAGGCGTACAAGGACAGCAAGGTGTGCAATATGCTGACCATGCAGGAGTTCCACCGGCGGTACCACGAGGAGACCGGCGTGACCTTCGCGTCGCTCTACCCGGGGTGCATCGCCACCACGGGCCTCTTCCGTGAGCACGTCCCGTTGTTCCGCTTCCTCTTCCCGCCGTTCCAGAAGTACATCACCAAGGGGTACGTGtccgaggaggaggccggcaagAGGCTGGCGCAGGTCGTCAGCGAGCCCAGCCTCACCAAGTCCGGCGTCTACTGGAGCTGGAACAAGAACTCGGCGTCCTTCGAGAACCAGCTCTCCGAGGAGGCCAGCGACACCGAGAAGGCCAGGAAGGTCTGGGAGCTCAGCGAGAAGCTGGTCGGACTCGCATGA